Below is a window of Clostridiales bacterium DNA.
AGAAGGCGTATACCTGGACGGGCCGACGGAGATCAGTATGCCGATCGGGGAAATCCAGGATATCGACAACTATTACCATCATCCAGAGAAGAAGGACGCGGACGGAAACCTGCTGGTACCGGACAAGGGCATGGTGACCTTCACCTTTGATCCCGGGGACGTGCAGTCCCGGGTGAAGACCTTCCATCCGGAGCAGGAAGCCGTGCTGCCGGAACTGACAGCGAAGACTGTGGACGCGACGTTCACGCCTCTGATGACCTACATTACCCTGGATATCAAGGTCAATCCGGAAACCATGGCGGCTTATATCGAGGAGAACGGGGCATATGTCCTCGACGATGACGGAACTCCCCTGTGGGAACGAGACGAACTGGATATCGTGGATCCATGGGCGATGAGCCTGGCCCTGGTGGACGGCAGCGGGAATATCATGTTCCCGGATCATGACGGCTTTGACAGCGACTGGGCAACCGGCGCGTCGTTCCTGTACCCGTACCTGGAAATCATTCCGGATGAACTCTGGATGGCGCCCGTGGACGAGGAAGACGGAACCGTGGATATGAGCCGCGCCGTGCTGGTGAAGCCTGCGAACGAGTAAATGAAAGAAAGCCGGAAGGGGGCGCAGGGGTGCCTGCGCCCCTCTGACAGGAGGAAGATATGATCAGGAGAATTGCTGCCGGTATTCTGGCATTACTGGTGCTGCTATCCGCATCCGCAACGGCTGAATATGAACAGTACCGGCTGGAAGTGCCCGAGGAAGGGGACGCGGTGCAGCTATGGGAGGTTTTTCCGCTGGACGCGCATAACGTGATTGTCCGGGTATACTCACCGGAGGTACCGTGGCATGTGGACTGGTACCGGGACGGGAAAAAAATCCGGAGCCTGACGACGGGCGGAGACTATGACCGGAAGACGCCGCCGGAACCGGTGATCGGGCCGGAAGGCCTGGTCTGTATGCTCTGCCGGATTCCATCTGAAGAGGGAGCTGCGGAAAAATGGCCGCCGCTCAACGCGACAGCCCGGTGGGAGGACAGCGGGCTGACGGAGGTGACTCCTTTCAGCGAACGCGTGAAGGCGACGCGCTGGGATAACCGGATTATTATTTATGAAACGGAAGAAGCGGACCGGATCTGGTACAACGGAACAGACACGTTGGTCAAACGTAAACTGGCAGACAAGCTGCATTCAAGTTATGCGATTGCCCTGGAAGACGGCGTCTTTATAATGACATACCGGGATTTCAGCATCCCGGACGGGCCAATCGAAATGATCTGCCTGGATCACGGGGAAGAGCGGTACAGGCTGGATGATGAATTTTCCAGGAATATGCTGCCGGACGGAAAGGGAGGATTCTACTCCGCCCGGTGGGAGTATGTTGAATGGACGTCCAGGCGGGACTCCTCCCCGGTGCGCCTGCTGCATGTGAATCGGGACGGGCAGCATGACCGGACCTGGAACCTGCAGGGGGACAAGGTGGCCCTGACACCGGACCGGACTTTTTATGATCCACAGGCAGGAACGCTGACCATATACGGCAACGCGGTGAACACCGCCCGGAAGGTCCTCGCGGTTTTCGCCATGACGCTGGATGATGGCATGAACATCACTTCCCTGGACGTACGGAATATTGATCCGGATTACATCGGGTGCGAAGCCAAAACATACCTGACCCCGGACGGCGTTCCCTATGTTTATCTCTTTGACCGGGATCACAAGGACAGGATCTGCCCCGCTGTGATTCCGTTCTCCCTGGCTGGGCAGAGCAATGACGATTACGGAATCACAATCCGCCCGGCGGAGTGAAAGCGGAACAACCGGCGAAGATAAACCTGGAAACATAACTGAATCGCGACGGGCCGGAAGCCGGGAAGGCTTCCGGCCTTTCTGCGGACCTGCGGGTGTTTCTTATTTTCTGAATCGGGACTGTTCACGGAAGCTTCCGGCCGGTATAATCGGCAGTGGAAAAAGAAGCGGAGAATTGTTTCCCCGCAGGTGCGGGAGGCTCCGGAGGACATACAGGAGGCTATGTATGACGAAGGTACAGTTTTATGACCGGGTGGACGACGGGAAGCTCCGGTTTGCGGTGATCATTACCCGGACGGAGGGACACTGGGTGTTCTGCAAGCACCGGGATCGTGACACCCTGGAAGTGCCCGGGGGACACCGGGAGCCGGGAGAGGGTATCCTGGATACCGCGAAGCGCGAGCTGTACGAGGAAACCGGAGCCATCGACTTCACCATGGAGCCGGTCTGCGTCTATTCGGTGACGGCGCCCGGGAATTTCGACGGGCAGGAGACCTTCGGCATGCTGTTTTCCGCGGACGTGCGGGAATTTGAAAAAGAACTCCACAGCGAGATTGAACGGATTGTGATCCGGGATGACCTGCCGGAGGCGTGGACGTATCCGGAGATCCAGCCGCTGCTGATGAAGGAATGGGAAAGGCGGACCGGCAAGGGCGGACAGTGAATCGCCATCGCGGGGAATAGAAGGAATATTTATCGCTTCGGCAGGATAACGGATGCGGGCAGGTGAACTATATTCTGACAGGAAAATTCTGTCCGGTTTGGAGAGACCGAAAAAAGAATATGGAGGATTGTTTCCTATGCGCGGCCTGAAAATTGTCCTGAGGATCCTGACGGTCCTGCTGGTCCTGGTACTGCTGGTCGGCCTTGCCGGCTTCCTGATGTTCCGCCACCGTTCCAGCCCCAATGACATCATCCACTATGAGACGAGCAACTCCTTTATTACGGGGAAGACCCAGGTGAGCGCGCACCGCGCGGGCGGCGGCATCATGCCGGAAGAAACCATGATGGCGCTGAAGAACTGCACGAAGGACGTGGACTTTTCCATTGACGTGTTTGAGTTTGACCTGCACCTGACAAAGGACGACGTGCTGGTGCTGCTCCATGACAACGAGATGGACCGCACCTCCGACAGCGTGGAGGTATTCGGGCGCGAGCATGTGCGGCCGGAGGAAATGACCTTCGACGAGCTGCGGAAGCTGAACATGGGCGCGAAGTTTGTGAGCGACAGCGGGGAAAGCCCCTATGCTAACCTGCACGGGGAAGACGTGCCGGATGACCTGCGCATCGTGGCCCTGACGGAAGCGCTGGATTACCTGGAAAGCATCGGCCGGTACTACTACATCATCGAGATCAAGAACGGCGGGGAGATCGGCTTCCGCGCGGTGGACCAGCTCTACAGCGAGCTGAAGGCGCGGGACATGGTGGACCGCGTGGCGTTCGGATCCTTCCACGGGGAAGTTTCCGAATATAAGGACAAAACCTATCCGGACCTGATGCGCGGCGCGTTTGCCGGCGAGGTGATCAATTTCTACCTGGCGGCCGCACTGAACAAGCAGGATTATACGCCGCCCTGCGGGATCCT
It encodes the following:
- a CDS encoding NUDIX domain-containing protein; the encoded protein is MTKVQFYDRVDDGKLRFAVIITRTEGHWVFCKHRDRDTLEVPGGHREPGEGILDTAKRELYEETGAIDFTMEPVCVYSVTAPGNFDGQETFGMLFSADVREFEKELHSEIERIVIRDDLPEAWTYPEIQPLLMKEWERRTGKGGQ